A single Pieris rapae chromosome 2, ilPieRapa1.1, whole genome shotgun sequence DNA region contains:
- the LOC110997268 gene encoding enhancer of split mbeta protein yields MSTMSYDIAYPISEDPQPVSRTYQYRKVMKPMLERKRRARINRCLDELKELMVSALQSEGENVAKLEKADILELTVRHLHKLRRQRRLSLNPSVDADRFRAGFTHAANEVSRCLASIPGVDVRLGTQLMTHLGHRLNDIQRAAGTDTPPASPPSPALSTVSSSSGYVTPSPPASPMPVHTAVPLDCTTNSFSKSSVWRPW; encoded by the coding sequence ATGTCTACCATGTCTTACGATATCGCGTATCCGATCTCGGAAGATCCGCAACCGGTCTCGCGCACTTATCAATATCGCAAAGTGATGAAACCGATGCTTGAGCGCAAGAGACGCGCTCGCATCAACCGCTGTCTTGACGAATTAAAGGAGTTAATGGTCAGCGCACTCCAGTCGGAGGGTGAAAATGTCGCCAAATTGGAAAAAGCCGATATTTTGGAATTGACTGTCCGTCATCTTCACAAGCTTCGCCGTCAACGTCGCCTGTCACTGAACCCTTCAGTGGACGCCGACCGCTTCAGAGCTGGATTTACTCATGCTGCAAATGAAGTTTCCCGCTGCTTGGCCTCAATCCCTGGTGTTGACGTGAGGCTGGGAACTCAGCTGATGACTCACTTGGGCCACAGACTCAACGACATCCAGCGCGCCGCAGGCACTGACACGCCTCCTGCCAGCCCGCCCAGCCCCGCTTTATCCACGGTGTCCTCCTCTTCTGGCTACGTGACACCTTCTCCACCTGCCTCTCCAATGCCAGTGCACACCGCTGTTCCCCTGGACTGCACCACAAACAGCTTCTCCAAGAGCTCAGTGTGGAGGCCCTGGTAA
- the LOC110997234 gene encoding probable ATP-dependent RNA helicase DDX46 codes for MVRSGRDRDRRRSHSRSVTPERKRRRSRSRSRDRPSKASKRKRSRSRERDTKRDRSRDRDRERDRERDRKRDKREEKSNGSSSKSRKKSPDREKESERLKSKEESLKTESEYDIGSADKEEEQNRLEAEMQKRRDRIERWRAERKRKELESAKKEVQKGSLVTNIQTPTVKKWSLEDDSGDEGEEDKEAKEKQLAEEKKEEDEIDTLDAYMQEVQQEVRKVNQIDHARGIINLPSSDSSVVILTGTAKKQVTEQKNKGELIEQNQDGLEYSSEEETEDIKDAAANLASKQRKELAKVDHSSLQYMPFRKAFYTEISELARMTSEEVEAYRTELEGIRVKGKGCPKPIKTWAHCGISKKEMDILKKLAFEKPTPIQAQAIPAIMSGRDLIGIAKTGSGKTLAFILPMFRHILDQPPLEDTDGPITLIMSPTRELCMQIGKDIRKFAKSLNLRVVCVYGGTGISEQIAELKRGAEIIVCTPGRMIDMLAANSGRVTNLRRVTYIVLDEADRMFDMGFEPQVMKIIDNIRPDRQTVMFSATFPRQMEALARRILQKPIEVQVGGRSVVCKEVEQHVAILEEDAKFFKLLELLGLYSHLGSIIVFVDKQENADSLLKDLMKASYSCMSLHGGIDQFDRDSTIVDFKNGKVKLLVATSVAARGLDVKQLVLVVNYDCPNHYEDYVHRCGRTGRAGNKGYAWTFLTPEQGRYAGDVLRAFELAGTNPTPDLRNLWEKYKEAQEKDGKKVHTGGGFSGKGFKFDESEAQAATERKKYQKAALGLQDSDDEDVEGDLDQQIETMLAAKKIVKEIKPGVAGATPPAGGPATADGKLELAKRLASRINIAKGLGVEQKGATQQAAEAILKGSLSTHTLITAKTVAEQLAAKLNTRLNYQPRDEANAEPAEEVFRKYETELEINDFPQQARWRVTSKEALALISEYSEAGITVRGTYVPTGKAPPEGERKLYLAIESSQELAVAKAKSEITRLIKEELLKLQTSAHHMVNKARYKVL; via the exons ATGGTGCGAAGTGG ACGTGATCGTGACCGCCGTAGGTCACATAGTCGATCTGTGACTCCAGAAAGGAAAAGACGGCGTTCCCGGTCCAGAAGCCGTGATAGGCCATCCAAAGCATCAAAACGGAAGCGCAGCCGCAGCAGGGAGAGAGATACAAAACGCGATCGAAGTAGAGATCGTGATAGGGAGAGAGACAGAGAAAGAGACAGGAAAAG agatAAAAGGGAAGAAAAGAGTAATGGCTCTAGTAGTAAATCTAGGAAGAAATCACCAGATAGAGAAAAGGAAAGTGAGAGGTTAAAATCAAAAGAGGAATCCTTAAAAACTGAATCTGAATATGACATTGGATCTGCTgataag gaaGAAGAACAGAATAGACTAGAGGCAGAAATGCAAAAGCGTCGTGATCGTATAGAGAGGTGGCGTGCTGAACGAAAGCGGAAGGAATTAGAATCTGCCAAGAAAGAAGTTCAAAAGGGCAGTTTAGTCACCAATATACAGACACCAACTGTAAAAAAATGGTCTTTAGAAGATGACTCTGGTGATGAAG GTGAAGAAGACAAAGAGGCCAAAGAGAAGCAATTGGcagaagaaaagaaagaagagGACGAAATTGATACACTTGATGCATACATGCAAGAAGTTCAACAA GAAGTTCGTAAAGTGAATCAAATAGACCATGCTCGTGGAATCATAAATCTACCATCATCTGATTCTAGTGTAGTTATCCTGACCGGGACTGCCAAGAAGCAAGTCACAGAACAGAAAAACAAAG GAGAGTTAATAGAACAGAATCAGGATGGTTTGGAGTATTCATCTGAAGAGGAAACTGAGGATATAAAAGATGCAGCCGCGAATCTTGCGTCGAAGCAGCGTAAGGAGTTAGCTAAAGTGGACCATTCAAGCCTTCAGTACATGCCATTTAGAAAAGCATTTTATACCGAA ATTAGTGAATTGGCTCGAATGACTTCAGAAGAAGTAGAAGCATACAGAACAGAATTAGAAGGCATCCGGGTGAAAGGCAAAGGATGTCCCAAACCTATTAAGACCTGGGCTCACTGTGGTATTAGTAAGAAAGAAATGGATATTTTGAAGAAACTTGCATTCGAAAAACCAACCCCAATTCAGGCACAGGCCATACCAGCTATTATGTCCGGAAG agaCTTAATTGGAATAGCTAAAACTGGTTCAGGCAAAACCCTAGCTTTTATATTGCCAATGTTCCGACATATTTTGGACCAACCGCCTTTAGAAGACACAGATGGGCCAATAACCCTTATAATGTCTCCCACAAGAGAACTTTGCATGCAGATTGGCAAAGATATAAGGAAATTTGCGAAATCATTGAATCTTCGAGTCGTTTGCGTTTATGGCGGCACGGGAATTTCTGAACAG ATAGCGGAATTGAAACGTGGCGCTGAAATAATAGTGTGCACTCCAGGGCGTATGATCGACATGTTGGCCGCCAACTCGGGACGAGTCACAAATCTACGAAGAGTCACGTACATCGTGTTGGATGAGGCTGATCGGATGTTTGATATGGGATTTGAACCGCAG gTTATGAAGATAATAGACAATATTCGTCCAGATAGACAAACGGTGATGTTCAGCGCCACTTTCCCGCGACAAATGGAGGCTCTAGCTAGACGGATATTGCAGAAACCTATTGAAGTTCAG GTCGGTGGTCGCAGTGTAGTGTGCAAAGAAGTAGAACAACACGTGGCAATATTGGAAGAAGATGCGAAATTCTTCAAACTTCTAGAATTATTGGGACTGTACAGCCATTTGGGAAGTATCATCGTGTTCGTGGATAAACAAGAGAATGCTGACAGTCTACTTAAGGATCTCATGAAGGCCTCATATTCTTGTATGAGCTTGCATGGAG GTATTGATCAATTCGACAGGGACTCGACGATCGTCGACTTCAAGAATGGCAAAGTGAAACTCCTCGTGGCGACGAGTGTTGCTGCCCGAGGCTTGGACGTCAAGCAATTGGTTCTGGTTGTTAACTACGACTGTCCTAATCACTACGAGGATTACGTACATAG ATGCGGTCGAACTGGTCGAGCTGGTAACAAAGGTTACGCGTGGACGTTCCTTACGCCGGAACAAGGAAGATACGCTGGGGATGTATTGAGGGCTTTCGAACTCGCCGGAACCAACCCAACCCCAGATTTGAGGAACCTTTGGGAGAAATATAAGGAGGCACAGGAAAAGGATGGAAAGAAAGTTCATACTGGCGGAGGGTTTAGTGGCAAAG GTTTCAAATTTGACGAGTCCGAGGCACAGGCGGCGACGGAACGAAAGAAATATCAGAAAGCAGCACTCGGCCTTCAAGATTCTGATGATGAGGATGTTGAAGGAGATCTCGATCAGCAGATTGAGACTATGTTAGCTGCTAAGAAGATAGTTAAGGAAATAAAG CCGGGTGTTGCGGGTGCCACGCCCCCTGCTGGCGGTCCAGCTACGGCGGATGGCAAGCTGGAGTTGGCTAAACGTCTGGCTTCAAGGATAAACATTGCTAAGGGCCTTGGCGTAGAGCAAAAGGGCGCTACTCAACAGGCCGCTGAAGCTATTTTGAAGGGATCACTGTCTACACATACACTTATTACC gCAAAAACAGTAGCGGAACAGTTAGCGGCGAAGTTAAATACGCGTTTGAACTATCAACCTCGTGACGAAGCGAATGCAGAACCCGCGGAAGAAGTATTCCGGAAATACGAAACGGAGTTGGAAATTAATGACTTCCCGCAACAGGCCAGGTGGAGGGTTACTAGTAAG GAAGCACTGGCTCTTATAAGCGAATATTCAGAGGCGGGTATAACAGTGCGAGGGACCTACGTACCTACGGGTAAAGCACCACCAGAGGgcgaaagaaaattatatcttGCTATAGAAAGCTCTCAGGAGTTAGCCGTAGCTAAAGCGAAATCTGAAATAACTCGGCTTATTAAGGAAGAACTGCTCAAACTACAGACGTCCGCGCACCATATGGTTAACAAAGCTAGATATAAGGTTctataa
- the LOC110997245 gene encoding U6 snRNA-associated Sm-like protein LSm3: MADDGENVAVMTVKEPLDLIRLSLDERIYVKMRNERELRGRLHAYDQHLNMVLGDAEETITTVEIDEETYEEVYRSTKRNIPMLFVRGDGVILVSPPVRVGA; this comes from the exons ATGGCAGATGATGGAGAAAac GTGGCGGTGATGACCGTAAAAGAACCTCTGGACTTGATAAGGCTTAGTTTGGACGAAAggatttatgtaaaaatgcGCAATGAACGTGAATTACGGGGAAGATTGCac GCTTATGatcaacatttaaatatggtCCTTGGGGATGCAGAAGAGACCATTACAACAGTGGAGATTGATGAAGAAACATATGAAGAAGTTTATAGAagtacaaaaagaaatataccaaTGTTATTTGTGAGAGGTGATGGAGTTATCTTAGTTTCACCACCTGTTAGGGTTGGAGCTTAg
- the LOC110997244 gene encoding U3 small nucleolar RNA-associated protein 14 homolog A yields the protein MSDFQEQEFVSSAHDHLVSAITKLDKTQHITEPTRNEPTNLSSEFNLIKSSNKLDLNKVVSALKDSAHHTTITKKLKSLDQGQVLPKPLEKPQAERIKRSTGYDATKEKVAKWDPVVARNRTVDFVSFPLHSVSKREHPTKLILSNLTSKSPLEKELDQIDPPAQVEEENKEEQSFPMTYEEMLEHRKEMAKLRAQQSYKAAKAKRQSKIKSKKYHRILKKERLKQQLKEFEELQEKNPEEALKKLEELEKARALERHTLRHKNTGKWAKNKLVRAKYDKEVRQQLAEQLAVSRGLTHKTQDSETTDDEADENEILPNMTLAQDPLNPWMMKGPNKSNVDSDFDFGYKKFLKEKVLKHTVDSDSEENDEAVCDLSALKKKNDMLGAISNVDEPSNSKTDNQSRPSNPLGNSKNKPMEKKNAKVTFMKQDRNIKRPIATSEWIVDIIKPNDGTESDEMKVAEVFDTFETKIAKQVEIKINKLRKNIKRLEKSSTKLKVVKKKGGKGNNISNLESLMFKNNNPKPIIDEELIETNLKAPEDVPQNTETYSKIIQYPSEQAAHSNNNSNIDPSQFIEVKPKYLNTAIPSGENNLDELDDDEQIVPKIDIEEVFEEDDVVASFRQEKQNEIDNDIPKDMDLQLPGWGSWGGIGVKAPKRKRNRFISKNIPKMRRRDENKGDIIINEFKLPKLKAHKVSELPFPFTKVSDYEASVRTPLGNTFIPETAHKKLIRPNVITKAGTIIEPMDEEQLLIKRNQSFKNQKIIKLLSKQ from the exons ATGAGTGACTTTCAAGAACAAGAATTTGTGTCATCCGCACACGACCATTTAGTGAGTGCAATAACAAAATTGGACAAAACGCAACATATCACAGAGCCCACTCGTAATGAACCCACAAATCTGAGTTCagaatttaacttaattaaaagctcaaataaattagatttgaATAAAGTTGTTAGTGCTCTGAAGGACAGTGCTCATCATACTaccataacaaaaaaattaaaaagtcttGATCAAGGGCAGGTTTTACCCAAACCTTTAGAAAAACCACAGGCTGAACGAATTAAAAGGTCAACAGGGTATGATGCTACCAAAGAAAAAGTGGCTAAATGGGATCCAGTTGTAGCAAGGAACAGAACAGTGGACTTCGTTTCTTTTCCACTACATTCAGTCTCCAAACGAGAACATCCAACAAAATTAATCTTGTCTAATTTAACATCTAAATCTCCCTTAGAAAAAGAGCTAGATCAGATTGACCCTCCAGCACAAGTTGAGGAGGAAAATAAAGAGGAACAAAGCTTTCCTATGACCTATGAAGAAATGTTAGAACACCGAAAAGAAATGGCTAAGTTAAGAGCACAGCAATCATATAAAGCAGCAAAAGCTAAGAGAcagagtaaaattaaaagtaaaaaatatcatag aatcCTTAAAAAGGAGAGACTGAAACAACAGCTTAAAGAGTTTGAAGAATTACAGGAGAAGAATCCCGAGGAAGCTTTAAAAAAGTTGGAGGAGTTAGAAAAAGCAAGAGCTCTTGAGCGTCATACTTTAAGGCACAAAAATACTGGAAAATGGGCAAAAAATAAGCTAGTCAGAGCAAAATATGATAAGGAG GTAAGACAACAATTAGCAGAGCAATTAGCAGTAAGCAGGGGACTTACACATAAAACACAAGATAGTGAAACTACTGATGATGAAGCTGATGAAAATGAGATATTACCAAATATGACCTTAGCTCAGGATCCTTTAAATCCATGGATGATGAAAGGACCTAACAAAAGCAATGTTGATAgtgattttgattttggttacaaaaaatttttaaaggaaaaagTGCTGAAGCATACAGTGGACAGTGATTCTGAAGAGAATGATGAAGCAGTTTGTGATTTATCTGcacttaagaaaaaaaatgatatgttGGGTGCAATAAGTAATGTTGATGAACCAAGTAACTCTAAAACCGACAATCAGTCTAGGCCATCTAACCCTTTAGGTAACTCCAAGAATAAACCTATGGAAAAAAAGAATGCTAAAGTTACTTTCATGAAACAAGacagaaatattaaaagaccTATAGCAACATCTGAGTGGATAGTGGATATAATCAAGCCAAATGATGGTACTGAATCTGATGAAATGAAAGTTGCAGAAGTTTTTGATACGTTTGAAACTAAAATAGCAAAAcaagttgaaataaaaattaataaattaagaaagaaCATCAAGCGATTAGAGAAATCATCTACAAAActaaaagttgtaaaaaaaaagggAGGGAAAGGAAACAATATTAGTAACTTGGAATCtctaatgtttaaaaataataatccaaAGCCCATCATTGATGAAGAGTTAATAGAGACAAATCTTAAGGCACCTGAAGATGTACCTCAAAATACCGAGACTtactcaaaaataattcaatatccATCTGAACAAGCTGCccattctaataataattctaatattgaTCCAAGTCAATTTATTGAAGTAAAACCCAAGTATCTCAACACTGCAATTCCAAGTGGTGAAAACAACTTAGATGAGTTAGATGATGATGAACAAATTGTTCCAAAAATTGATATAGAAGAAGTTTTTGAGGAAGATGATGTTGTAGCAAGTTTCCggcaagaaaaacaaaatgaaattgaTAATGATATTCCTAAAGATATGGACTTGCAATTACCAGGGTGGGGAAGCTGGGGTGGAATAGGAGTAAAAGCTCCTAAGCGGAAAAGGAACAGGTTTATTTCAAAGAATATACCTAAGATGCGGAGACGTGATGAAAATAAAGgggacataataataaatgaattcaaaTTGCCTAAACTAAAAGCACATAAGGTATCTGAATTACCATTTCCATTTACAAAAGTAAGTGATTATGAGGCCTCGGTTAGGACTCCACTTGGTAATACCTTCATTCCAGAAACAGctcacaaaaaattaattcgacCAAATGTCATCACAAAAGCTGGAACAATAATAGAACCCATGGATGAAGAACAGCTTTTGATTAAACGTAACCAAAGTTTTAAGAATCAAAAGATTATAAAGCTGCTTagtaaacaataa
- the LOC110997262 gene encoding uncharacterized protein DDB_G0287625-like → MEQGLWVLVEWVDDDSQDTKEISSYSVVNVGLIDSNEISEGKTVLVREGVKGKPRRGLVHKISEVKIYLEEMLSLFLGRDKKLQQLVPLCADTNKIEKPTEMILPLITERDFMREEVMEDSDRENSSIEDLIDSSGNDSNPEASPQNDQPAFQETNDNNSSNTPTNPEETPQTEQSQASQEGIRSDSSNTEANVEVASPNVQSCQISQEINRNDNNNIETTTEALPNDQNGLESQEENRIANNTEADNEVTSQNHENRNLSLERIDELSMSNNNTEINQAQILIGRGNVMIPAPLLDEIDWTLYSNATRMLLQAVFPGRFITTNCVDEIKLYRNRQIFKRLRQHNQEIDPPSPASSNEDSNTISELY, encoded by the exons ATGGAACAAGGATTATGGGTTTTAGTAGAGTGGGTGGATGATGATTCACAAGACACAAAAGAAATTTCAAGTTACAGCGTGGTAAATGTTGGTTTGATAGACAGCAATGAGATAAGTGAGGGGAAGACTGTTCTAGTTCGAGAAGGTGTTAAGGGGAAGCCGAGGAGAGGACTAGTACATAAGATTTCAG aagTGAAAATCTATTTAGAAGAAATGTTGAGTCTTTTTTTGGGACgagataaaaaattacaacaacTGGTACCACTATGTGCGGACACGAACAAAATAGAAAAACCAACGGAAATG aTCCTGCCTCTAATCACAGAAAGGGACTTCATGCGAGAAGAAGTAATGGAGGACAGTGACAGAGAG aacTCATCCATAGAGGATCTCATCGATAGCAGTGGTAATGATTCTAATCCTgag GCCTCACCGCAAAACGACCAACCTGCCTTCcaagaaacaaatgacaatAATTCTAGTAACACTCCAACCAATCCAGAG gaAACGCCTCAAACTGAGCAAAGTCAAGCATCACAAGAAGGAATTAGATCCGATAGTAGTAATACAGAAGCTAATGTAGAG GTAGCATCCCCAAACGTTCAAAGTTGCCAAATTTcacaagaaataaatagaaatgacAATAATAACATTGAAACAACTACAGAG gcGTTACCAAACGACCAAAATGGCCTAGAGTCACAAGAAGAAAACAGAATCGCCAATAACACTGAAGCAGATAATGAG gtTACTTCCCAAAACCACGAAAATCGTAACCTATCGCTGGAAAGAATCGACGAATTGTCGATgtcgaataataatactgaaaTAAATCAAGCG caGATACTGATCGGAAGAGGTAATGTTATGATACCAGCTCCACTCTTAGATGAAATTGATTGGACGCTGTACTCAAATGCCACTCGGATGTTACTACAAGCTGTATTTCCAGG aagATTTATAACAACCAATTGCGTTGacgaaataaaactttatcgCAATcgtcaaatttttaaaaggctacGTCAACATAACCAGGAAATCGATCCGCCGTCTCCAGCCTCATCAAATGAAGATTCTAACACTA TCTCAGAGCTGTACTAA
- the LOC110997241 gene encoding isocitrate dehydrogenase [NAD] subunit beta, mitochondrial isoform X2, translated as MSLITRNVFRTLVQGSQHVSKGFHTTAVNPEKNQASKEGHIKCTLIPGDGVGPELVYSVQEVFKAASIPVDFESFFFSEVNPTLSAPLEDVVNSIANNKICIKGILATPDFSHTGELQTLNMKLRNALDLYANVVHVKSLPNVNCRHKDVDCIIIREQTEGEYSALEHESVPGVVECLKIITASKSERIAKFAFDYAVKMGRKKVTAVHKANIMKLGDGLFLRSCEEIAKLYPRIQFEKMIVDNCTMQMVSNPNQFDVMLTPNLYGNIVDNLASGLVGGAGVVAGASYSAECAVFEQGARHIFSGAVGKNIANPTAMLLCSANLLTHVNLHSYSKMIKGAINKVLTDGKVRTKDLGGQSTTKAFTNAIIHCLT; from the exons ATGTCTCTTATAACTAGGAATGTGTTTCGTACTTTAGTACAG GGATCTCAACATGTTTCCAAGGGCTTTCACACTACTGCGGTAAATCCTGAAAAAAAC caaGCGAGCAAGGAAGGTCACATAAAATGCACGCTCATCCCTGGCGATGGTGTGGGTCCTGAGCTGGTATACTCTGTACAAGAAGTTTTTAAG GCAGCAAGCATTCCTGTGGACTTCGAATCTTTTTTCTTCTCTGAAGTGAACCCAACGTTGAGTGCTCCCCTTGAAGATGTTGTCAACTCCATTGCTAATAATAAGATTTGTATTAAg GGAATCTTGGCTACCCCAGACTTCTCCCATACAGGAGAATTACAGACCCTCAACATGAAACTACGTAACGCATTGGACCTGTACGCTAACGTGGTACATGTTAAATCTCTGCCTAATGTTAACTGCAGGCACAAAGATGTCGACTGCATCATCATCAGAGAGCAGACCGAAGGAGAATATTCAGCTCTAGAGCATGAATCTGTCCCTG GCGTGGTCGAATGTCTGAAAATCATAACTGCGTCTAAATCGGAGCGTATAGCCAAGTTTGCGTTTGACTACGCTGTCAAGATGGGACGCAAAAAGGTCACCGCCGTACACAAAGCTAACATCATGAAACTGGGCGATGGACTATTTTTGCGTAGCTGTGAGGag ATCGCAAAACTTTACCCCCGCATTCAATTCGAAAAGATGATTGTCGACAACTGCACCATGCAAATGGTCTCAAACCCCAACCAGTTTGATGTGATGCTCACACCGAATTTGTATGGCAACATCGTAGATAATCTCGCCAGTGGACTTGTAGGAGGCGCTGGTGTCGTCGCTGGAGCCTCTTACAGCGCCGAGTGTGCTGTCTTTGAGCAG ggTGCTCGTCACATATTCTCCGGTGCAGTAGGCAAGAATATCGCAAACCCTACAGCAATGTTGCTGTGTTCGGCTAATCTCTTAACACACGTCAATCTTCACTCCTACTCCAAAATGATCAAGGGTGCCATTAACAA gGTGCTAACTGATGGCAAAGTGAGAACCAAAGACCTCGGCGGTCAGTCTACCACCAAAGCCTTCACTAACGCTATTATTCATTGCTTAacataa
- the LOC110997241 gene encoding isocitrate dehydrogenase [NAD] subunit beta, mitochondrial isoform X1 produces MSLITRNVFRTLVQGSQHVSKGFHTTAVNPEKNVCFAPQSISTLQASKEGHIKCTLIPGDGVGPELVYSVQEVFKAASIPVDFESFFFSEVNPTLSAPLEDVVNSIANNKICIKGILATPDFSHTGELQTLNMKLRNALDLYANVVHVKSLPNVNCRHKDVDCIIIREQTEGEYSALEHESVPGVVECLKIITASKSERIAKFAFDYAVKMGRKKVTAVHKANIMKLGDGLFLRSCEEIAKLYPRIQFEKMIVDNCTMQMVSNPNQFDVMLTPNLYGNIVDNLASGLVGGAGVVAGASYSAECAVFEQGARHIFSGAVGKNIANPTAMLLCSANLLTHVNLHSYSKMIKGAINKVLTDGKVRTKDLGGQSTTKAFTNAIIHCLT; encoded by the exons ATGTCTCTTATAACTAGGAATGTGTTTCGTACTTTAGTACAG GGATCTCAACATGTTTCCAAGGGCTTTCACACTACTGCGGTAAATCCTGAAAAAAACGTATGTTTCGCACCCCAATCTATCAGCACCTTG caaGCGAGCAAGGAAGGTCACATAAAATGCACGCTCATCCCTGGCGATGGTGTGGGTCCTGAGCTGGTATACTCTGTACAAGAAGTTTTTAAG GCAGCAAGCATTCCTGTGGACTTCGAATCTTTTTTCTTCTCTGAAGTGAACCCAACGTTGAGTGCTCCCCTTGAAGATGTTGTCAACTCCATTGCTAATAATAAGATTTGTATTAAg GGAATCTTGGCTACCCCAGACTTCTCCCATACAGGAGAATTACAGACCCTCAACATGAAACTACGTAACGCATTGGACCTGTACGCTAACGTGGTACATGTTAAATCTCTGCCTAATGTTAACTGCAGGCACAAAGATGTCGACTGCATCATCATCAGAGAGCAGACCGAAGGAGAATATTCAGCTCTAGAGCATGAATCTGTCCCTG GCGTGGTCGAATGTCTGAAAATCATAACTGCGTCTAAATCGGAGCGTATAGCCAAGTTTGCGTTTGACTACGCTGTCAAGATGGGACGCAAAAAGGTCACCGCCGTACACAAAGCTAACATCATGAAACTGGGCGATGGACTATTTTTGCGTAGCTGTGAGGag ATCGCAAAACTTTACCCCCGCATTCAATTCGAAAAGATGATTGTCGACAACTGCACCATGCAAATGGTCTCAAACCCCAACCAGTTTGATGTGATGCTCACACCGAATTTGTATGGCAACATCGTAGATAATCTCGCCAGTGGACTTGTAGGAGGCGCTGGTGTCGTCGCTGGAGCCTCTTACAGCGCCGAGTGTGCTGTCTTTGAGCAG ggTGCTCGTCACATATTCTCCGGTGCAGTAGGCAAGAATATCGCAAACCCTACAGCAATGTTGCTGTGTTCGGCTAATCTCTTAACACACGTCAATCTTCACTCCTACTCCAAAATGATCAAGGGTGCCATTAACAA gGTGCTAACTGATGGCAAAGTGAGAACCAAAGACCTCGGCGGTCAGTCTACCACCAAAGCCTTCACTAACGCTATTATTCATTGCTTAacataa